One genomic window of Fusibacter sp. A1 includes the following:
- a CDS encoding exonuclease domain-containing protein has product MSSKTLILTRKGMFMNFTVIDFETANSKRASACALGIVKVVDGVVVEKDAWLIRPDDMRFDGMNIAIHGIRPEQVIDEPEFDELYQLVFKEKLENQLVIAHNASFDMSVLRKSLDLYGIDYPSFDYLCSVKVAQKTWPDLINHKLDSMSRFLNFKFKHHDALDDCLACANVIIKACEENQVDSPLKLADKLKMQKGRVFKGGYRACSVNKR; this is encoded by the coding sequence TTGTCTAGTAAGACACTGATTTTGACTAGAAAAGGGATGTTTATGAATTTTACTGTGATTGATTTTGAAACTGCGAATAGTAAGAGGGCGAGTGCCTGCGCGCTTGGGATTGTGAAGGTTGTTGATGGTGTGGTGGTTGAGAAGGATGCTTGGCTGATCAGGCCCGACGATATGAGGTTTGACGGGATGAATATCGCGATACACGGTATTAGACCCGAACAAGTCATCGACGAGCCTGAGTTTGACGAGCTCTATCAACTTGTTTTTAAGGAAAAACTTGAAAATCAGCTCGTGATCGCCCATAACGCCAGTTTCGATATGAGCGTGCTCAGAAAATCGCTTGATCTATATGGGATAGATTATCCAAGTTTTGATTATCTTTGCTCTGTAAAGGTCGCTCAGAAGACGTGGCCGGACCTGATAAACCATAAGCTTGACAGCATGTCTAGGTTTTTGAACTTCAAGTTCAAACACCATGATGCGCTCGACGACTGTCTTGCGTGTGCGAATGTCATTATTAAGGCATGTGAGGAGAATCAGGTGGATAGCCCGTTAAAACTTGCGGATAAGCTAAAGATGCAAAAGGGACGAGTTTTCAAAGGCGGATATAGGGCATGCAGCGTAAATAAAAGATAA
- a CDS encoding ABC transporter ATP-binding protein, with amino-acid sequence MIKQLTQVYKAFLKQIILVVLLVLTLSYVNVQIVVLSGSLINTLGNNVAFMPVLIFFAVMMLVQHLLTLTLKFYEERLNFRITNQLKALVYEKLIGIKTDRLMAWSHDDLFQMWSFDIDEIQKISVGTVTSFSIKLISAFIAVIQLSRISVVFTLIGLFFYLIAMIPIHFVGKLSKRAENKLRQSMTGVNKTFYFGIDFIRLIKTYGKTSETLLDFEKASEEYSIRKVNQLTLSNLFRMVALVLKSIAPIAVLLLASSRVYSGSLSLGDLVVAMALLGTISAPISEIGTFLIQIRSTAPKIDRLFDFLSENDEQADTNRCDSGDKIDLSGDITFENVSVVRNGQSIVSDVSFIIQNGEKVAIVGESGCGKTTIANLLTGLIEADVGQIKVKGKPISSVEVGALRKQLMYVESDIYLSNDTLLNNLTLLGGCEPQLLSITRALGFNKDILNMDEGFQTVINANGTNVSGGQKKKIGFIRAASVKKNLYLLDEVTTGLDKKSAHLMTDYIKNEMNATVIMITHEIALCEAMDKVLVLKDGCLIDFGTHKEVYSRCDYYRELQMSEVGENEIG; translated from the coding sequence ATGATAAAGCAGCTGACACAAGTTTACAAAGCATTTTTAAAACAAATCATCCTAGTGGTTCTTCTTGTTCTGACATTGTCCTATGTCAATGTTCAGATTGTGGTGCTATCCGGATCGCTCATCAATACCTTGGGAAATAATGTTGCATTTATGCCTGTTCTGATCTTTTTTGCAGTGATGATGCTGGTTCAGCATTTATTGACGCTCACGCTCAAGTTTTACGAGGAAAGGCTGAACTTTAGAATCACTAACCAATTGAAGGCGCTTGTCTATGAAAAGTTGATCGGTATTAAGACCGACAGACTGATGGCCTGGTCTCACGATGACCTTTTTCAGATGTGGTCGTTTGATATCGACGAAATTCAGAAGATTTCTGTTGGAACGGTCACATCCTTTAGCATTAAGCTGATCAGCGCTTTTATCGCGGTCATTCAGTTGAGCCGTATTTCGGTGGTGTTCACGCTGATTGGGTTGTTTTTTTATCTGATAGCGATGATTCCGATACACTTTGTAGGCAAATTGAGTAAACGTGCTGAAAATAAGTTGCGGCAGTCCATGACCGGTGTGAATAAAACCTTTTATTTTGGCATCGATTTCATCAGGCTAATCAAGACCTATGGTAAAACCAGTGAGACACTACTAGATTTTGAGAAGGCAAGCGAGGAATACAGTATAAGAAAAGTGAACCAGTTGACGCTTTCAAATCTTTTTAGGATGGTTGCCTTAGTGCTTAAATCCATCGCTCCAATAGCCGTTTTACTTTTGGCGAGCAGCAGAGTCTACAGTGGAAGCCTTTCTCTTGGGGACCTTGTGGTCGCGATGGCGCTACTTGGAACAATCAGTGCCCCGATATCAGAAATAGGCACCTTTTTGATCCAGATCAGGTCGACCGCGCCTAAAATTGATAGACTGTTTGACTTTTTATCGGAAAATGACGAGCAGGCTGATACTAATAGGTGTGACTCAGGTGACAAAATCGATTTAAGCGGTGATATCACTTTTGAAAATGTCTCGGTGGTCAGAAACGGCCAAAGCATAGTTAGCGATGTGTCTTTTATTATTCAGAATGGCGAGAAGGTGGCTATAGTCGGCGAGAGCGGTTGTGGAAAAACTACAATCGCAAATCTCTTGACTGGTCTGATTGAAGCGGATGTAGGTCAAATCAAGGTTAAAGGCAAACCAATCAGCAGCGTTGAAGTGGGCGCTTTAAGAAAACAGCTGATGTATGTGGAAAGCGACATCTATCTATCGAACGATACACTTTTAAATAATCTGACCCTTCTGGGCGGCTGTGAGCCGCAACTTTTGTCCATTACAAGAGCCTTGGGTTTCAACAAGGATATTCTGAACATGGATGAAGGATTTCAGACGGTCATAAACGCTAACGGTACCAACGTTTCAGGCGGACAAAAGAAAAAAATCGGTTTTATCAGGGCGGCAAGCGTTAAGAAAAACCTTTATCTCTTGGATGAGGTCACGACAGGACTTGACAAGAAATCCGCTCATCTGATGACCGACTATATAAAGAATGAAATGAACGCTACGGTAATCATGATTACCCATGAAATCGCTCTATGTGAGGCCATGGACAAGGTGCTTGTACTTAAGGACGGTTGTCTTATCGACTTTGGGACGCACAAGGAAGTCTACAGTCGTTGTGATTATTACCGCGAACTTCAGATGAGTGAGGTGGGCGAAAATGAAATCGGTTAA
- a CDS encoding ABC transporter ATP-binding protein has product MKSVKTTYRDLFDQKVKKNWYKVAASILSGMIRAVAMLMPTFLIRNMLNALIDRINTTYLIQTALLTLLMPTIVLILYVIDARISKYLFDIVKDIRTATFKTILSQKLRWVLSKDRSELFNKTISSTIQIAEFYYYTLSNLAWYSTTALVGSLLMIRINASIASLLLVLSVIQVMVAVFRGGATMRASHLVSEVKTVGDMEFTTVLHHNSYIKVAGLKDWAQARCNNWIEDSLKAFNMQMSHFFITQSMTFVIVSLKSLLLYVLAQQLFVKGLIRPGDVVALGSYAIYLTPVFFGLQDWVSDAYKNRVNKNRVNQFLDLEEVDTTLSEVKNTDSSCISNIEVKDLGFSYRKDASFKPLIDKLSFKVDVDSHLYVIGPSGSGKSTLIDILMSLEDDYTGCVLYNGINAKVLHENYLLDNIVCVSQHSEIIQSTLWDNLLYSCVHHSDERIISLLDKLKLGYLVGEMPGGLSWDMNLHPRALSDGEKKRICIARAILSEPNVLILDEPTAGLDMLNKQFVMDTIKGEMTGKILIVVTHDALYETHDNVLNLAKKRTS; this is encoded by the coding sequence ATGAAATCGGTTAAGACGACCTATAGGGACCTGTTCGATCAGAAGGTGAAAAAGAATTGGTATAAGGTGGCAGCTTCGATTCTTTCGGGAATGATAAGAGCTGTCGCCATGCTGATGCCGACTTTTCTTATACGTAATATGCTGAATGCACTGATCGACAGGATCAATACGACCTATTTGATTCAAACGGCACTTTTGACCCTGTTGATGCCAACGATCGTTTTGATTTTGTACGTGATCGATGCAAGAATCAGCAAGTATCTGTTTGACATCGTAAAGGATATCAGAACCGCTACCTTTAAGACGATACTCAGTCAAAAACTGCGCTGGGTCTTGTCGAAAGACCGGAGCGAACTGTTTAATAAAACGATCTCTTCGACGATTCAAATTGCGGAATTTTATTACTACACGCTCAGCAACCTAGCATGGTACAGTACCACAGCACTTGTAGGAAGCCTACTGATGATCAGGATCAATGCTTCGATTGCCAGCCTACTATTGGTGTTATCGGTCATTCAAGTGATGGTGGCAGTTTTTCGTGGCGGTGCGACAATGAGGGCAAGCCACCTGGTAAGTGAAGTGAAAACTGTAGGCGATATGGAGTTTACTACAGTGTTACATCACAATTCGTATATCAAGGTCGCAGGTCTGAAAGACTGGGCACAGGCACGCTGTAATAACTGGATAGAAGACTCGCTTAAGGCTTTTAACATGCAGATGAGTCACTTTTTTATAACGCAGTCGATGACCTTTGTGATTGTTTCACTAAAAAGCCTACTCCTTTATGTACTTGCACAGCAACTATTCGTTAAAGGACTAATAAGACCAGGCGATGTGGTGGCGCTCGGCAGTTATGCCATCTATCTGACACCTGTGTTTTTTGGATTGCAGGACTGGGTATCTGATGCCTACAAGAACAGGGTGAATAAAAACCGTGTCAATCAATTTTTAGACCTGGAAGAGGTTGATACGACTTTGAGCGAAGTGAAGAATACGGACAGTTCATGTATTTCGAACATCGAGGTAAAAGACCTTGGATTCAGTTACCGAAAAGATGCTTCTTTTAAGCCGCTGATAGACAAGTTGTCGTTTAAGGTAGATGTAGACTCTCATCTTTATGTGATTGGCCCCTCCGGATCGGGTAAAAGCACGCTGATCGATATCTTAATGAGCCTGGAGGACGACTATACCGGTTGCGTTCTTTATAACGGGATAAATGCCAAGGTGCTCCATGAAAACTATCTGCTCGATAATATCGTCTGTGTGAGTCAGCACAGTGAGATTATTCAGAGCACGCTTTGGGACAACCTACTATATTCGTGTGTGCATCACTCGGATGAAAGGATAATATCGCTGCTTGATAAGCTGAAGCTAGGGTATCTGGTGGGCGAAATGCCAGGAGGTCTCAGCTGGGACATGAACTTACACCCTAGGGCGCTTTCGGATGGTGAGAAAAAACGGATATGCATCGCAAGAGCAATCTTGTCTGAGCCGAACGTGCTGATACTCGACGAGCCCACGGCAGGTCTTGATATGCTAAACAAGCAGTTTGTGATGGATACGATCAAAGGCGAGATGACTGGCAAGATACTAATTGTCGTGACCCATGATGCGCTTTATGAGACGCATGACAATGTGTTAAATCTCGCAAAAAAGCGGACCTCTTAA
- a CDS encoding flavodoxin, whose amino-acid sequence MSKAIVVYYSYEGSTEEIAEALSDYLKIDLLEIKPINEKKATGFSKFFWGGSQVVMGKTPELSKMDKNIDDYDTIIIGSPTWAGSYTPPVKTLFDKGFVKDKKVAYFYSHLGGDSKVESKVRALIEKNNQLIGIKAIKDVATSKDQALKDIKNWADSLAL is encoded by the coding sequence ATGTCAAAAGCAATCGTAGTATATTATTCTTATGAAGGAAGCACAGAGGAGATCGCTGAAGCCTTGTCCGATTATCTTAAGATTGATTTGCTTGAAATCAAACCAATAAATGAGAAGAAAGCGACTGGGTTCTCAAAGTTCTTTTGGGGTGGAAGCCAGGTGGTGATGGGCAAGACGCCAGAGCTGAGCAAGATGGATAAAAATATCGACGATTACGATACTATCATCATCGGGTCGCCGACATGGGCAGGGTCCTATACGCCACCTGTAAAAACACTGTTCGACAAAGGCTTTGTCAAAGACAAAAAAGTCGCCTATTTCTACAGTCATCTCGGAGGCGATAGCAAGGTGGAGTCGAAGGTTCGAGCTTTGATTGAAAAGAATAACCAACTGATTGGCATCAAAGCGATTAAGGATGTCGCCACCAGCAAGGATCAGGCGCTTAAGGATATTAAAAATTGGGCGGATTCGTTAGCCTTATAG
- a CDS encoding cyclase family protein: MIYDITKTINNKLKCWPGDQEYGRHETEFDFKGGTGHASWITASLHTGTHVDAHWHYSDSGLTIDEHNLEHYIGPCQVIDVTAATSSHIEVSDIKVAITEKRVLFKTNQQVDETVWTDDFKGLSVELVHYLNSFGVVLIGLDTPSVDVYQAETLSTHLAFYECGIYILEGLVLNEVTQGTYELIALPLKFEGADGSPVRAILKPT; the protein is encoded by the coding sequence ATGATCTATGATATTACTAAAACCATCAATAATAAACTCAAATGCTGGCCAGGTGACCAGGAATATGGGAGACACGAAACAGAATTTGATTTTAAGGGCGGAACAGGACATGCTTCATGGATTACAGCTAGTCTGCATACCGGAACGCATGTGGATGCCCATTGGCATTATAGCGATAGCGGCTTAACGATAGATGAACACAACCTGGAACATTATATCGGACCTTGCCAGGTGATTGACGTGACAGCTGCGACCAGCAGCCATATTGAAGTATCGGATATCAAGGTTGCAATTACTGAAAAAAGAGTGCTTTTTAAGACAAACCAACAGGTGGATGAGACGGTTTGGACTGACGATTTTAAAGGTTTATCGGTAGAGCTTGTTCATTATTTGAATTCTTTTGGAGTTGTCCTAATCGGTTTAGACACGCCAAGCGTGGATGTTTATCAAGCGGAAACACTTTCTACCCACTTGGCCTTTTACGAGTGCGGTATTTACATTTTGGAAGGACTTGTGCTGAACGAGGTCACACAGGGCACCTATGAACTGATCGCGTTACCGCTTAAATTTGAAGGGGCAGACGGAAGTCCTGTACGTGCTATACTGAAGCCAACCTAA
- a CDS encoding ATP-binding cassette domain-containing protein — protein sequence MTGRVSLGSIFTLYTYVIQLASYLRSLVEVDILIKDMAASLTRLDDFLDSLSSGEFDDKACVGPITEVSFKEVSYKLGAQTILHPISFRAQKGDIVGIRGKNGSGKSTLSYFINGLLSHDGIFLNQMPAKQFSTASHIGRVSSVLKEHILENEEDQN from the coding sequence TTGACCGGTAGAGTCTCACTCGGCAGCATATTTACCTTATACACTTATGTGATTCAATTGGCATCTTATTTACGTAGTCTTGTCGAGGTAGATATCCTCATTAAGGACATGGCAGCTTCACTGACTAGGTTAGACGACTTTTTAGATAGCCTAAGCAGTGGTGAGTTTGATGACAAGGCCTGCGTGGGACCGATCACCGAAGTATCATTTAAAGAGGTGTCGTACAAGTTAGGTGCACAGACAATTTTACATCCAATTAGTTTTAGAGCACAAAAAGGAGATATTGTTGGAATAAGGGGGAAGAACGGTTCTGGAAAGTCTACGCTGTCGTATTTTATCAACGGCCTGCTTAGTCATGACGGCATATTCTTAAACCAAATGCCGGCTAAACAGTTCAGTACTGCGAGTCATATCGGTAGAGTGTCATCCGTGTTAAAAGAACATATATTAGAAAACGAAGAAGATCAAAACTAG
- a CDS encoding NADPH-dependent oxidoreductase produces MNSTINSILNHRSIRSYTDKEISVEELDAILACAQAAPSSINGQQMSVVVVKDQATKDKIAEFAGGQPWISQAPVFLLFVADFYRAKLAGDKIGQPLVIAGNMEGTLVGSIDTGLAMGNTIAAAESLGLGTVCIGGIRNNPQGMIDLLGLPEYVYPLVGLCVGHPNTETLPDKKPRFEKDAVIHIEKYNTDLKKHIDTYDETIKKYMAARGQGQNIHDWSGAIGNTYNKVYFPKVSQTLRSQQFKCE; encoded by the coding sequence ATGAACAGTACAATTAATAGCATTTTAAATCACAGGTCGATAAGAAGCTACACAGATAAAGAGATATCTGTTGAAGAACTGGATGCGATACTCGCGTGTGCTCAAGCCGCTCCATCGTCCATCAACGGTCAACAGATGAGCGTGGTTGTCGTTAAGGATCAGGCGACAAAAGATAAAATCGCGGAATTTGCAGGCGGCCAGCCCTGGATCAGCCAAGCCCCTGTATTTCTTCTTTTCGTAGCTGATTTTTACAGAGCGAAGCTTGCAGGTGATAAGATCGGACAACCTCTTGTCATCGCAGGCAATATGGAAGGTACACTTGTCGGATCCATCGATACAGGACTTGCCATGGGCAATACGATTGCTGCAGCTGAATCGTTGGGGCTTGGCACAGTGTGCATCGGTGGAATCAGGAACAACCCTCAAGGAATGATCGACCTGCTCGGACTACCGGAGTACGTCTACCCTCTTGTCGGACTTTGTGTCGGTCACCCCAACACAGAAACGTTGCCTGACAAAAAACCAAGATTTGAAAAAGATGCGGTAATACACATCGAAAAATACAACACCGACCTTAAAAAGCACATCGACACATACGATGAAACCATAAAAAAATACATGGCTGCACGAGGTCAGGGTCAAAACATCCACGACTGGAGTGGAGCGATCGGCAACACCTACAACAAGGTATACTTCCCAAAAGTCAGCCAGACCCTCAGAAGTCAGCAGTTTAAATGTGAATAG
- a CDS encoding AAA family ATPase, whose amino-acid sequence MPKGILVFGLNGSGKSTLARVLADALDYKFMDIEEYVFMEADVPFTKQRSREEYLSLMQKDIIKYDTFVLAAVKGDFGDEISSGYKLGVYIDVPYDIRIKRVIKRMTEKFGDRVKAGGDMYDSEMEFLEFVKSRTVQSVEMWSDTLHCPILRVDGTKEIADNVRLIEKTYLEIVER is encoded by the coding sequence ATGCCAAAGGGGATTCTTGTATTTGGATTAAACGGTAGTGGAAAATCAACGTTAGCTAGGGTGCTTGCGGATGCACTGGACTATAAGTTTATGGATATTGAAGAGTATGTTTTTATGGAAGCAGATGTTCCATTTACAAAACAACGATCACGAGAAGAATATCTAAGCTTGATGCAAAAGGACATTATAAAGTATGATACGTTTGTTTTGGCAGCGGTAAAGGGTGATTTTGGAGATGAAATATCATCAGGCTATAAGCTAGGTGTGTATATTGATGTCCCATATGATATCCGAATCAAACGTGTAATCAAGAGAATGACTGAGAAGTTTGGAGATAGGGTGAAAGCTGGCGGTGACATGTATGATTCGGAGATGGAATTCCTTGAATTTGTAAAATCGCGCACTGTTCAAAGTGTTGAAATGTGGTCAGATACGTTGCACTGCCCAATACTTCGAGTTGACGGCACAAAAGAAATAGCCGATAATGTCAGACTGATAGAAAAGACATATTTAGAAATTGTTGAACGCTGA
- a CDS encoding TetR/AcrR family transcriptional regulator — protein sequence MDKKERIYHAVLEIALQGGISATPMSKIANHAGIAAGTIYRYFENKEVLLSELYNSIADELYQVMADRHDESLMLETCIYEMWKGIIDYYLANSNKVKFMHEYRMSYHASKEVLCKQKEVYALFTQVLHRGVEQQLIKPISCAVMSSMILGPITELYIYHESGIAVVDDAMIKEAFSVIWQGISKQTN from the coding sequence ATGGACAAAAAAGAACGAATCTATCATGCCGTTTTAGAAATCGCCCTGCAAGGTGGAATAAGCGCTACGCCTATGTCAAAAATCGCAAACCATGCGGGCATTGCCGCCGGTACGATTTACCGCTATTTCGAAAACAAAGAAGTCCTGCTAAGCGAACTTTATAACAGCATTGCAGACGAGCTCTATCAGGTCATGGCTGATCGCCACGATGAGTCTCTCATGCTTGAGACCTGCATTTATGAAATGTGGAAAGGCATTATCGACTACTACCTTGCCAACTCCAATAAAGTAAAGTTCATGCACGAATACAGAATGTCCTATCATGCATCCAAAGAAGTACTCTGCAAGCAAAAAGAAGTCTATGCCCTCTTCACGCAGGTACTCCATAGAGGTGTCGAACAGCAACTGATCAAACCGATTTCCTGCGCTGTCATGAGCTCAATGATCTTAGGGCCGATAACAGAACTGTACATCTACCACGAAAGTGGAATAGCAGTCGTAGACGACGCCATGATCAAAGAGGCTTTTTCAGTCATCTGGCAAGGAATCAGCAAGCAAACCAACTAA
- a CDS encoding methyltransferase domain-containing protein, producing MTHLHRIKEITMERLKRLITDIHPKKIVDLATGNGSFIQTLLSMDIDFDSIIGIDSSITAIEAAKKAVIHDKVTFMQMDIEDITLQKYSFDAVCLSNSIHHMQDLNKCIGIMTELIRPGGILLFNEMYSGSLNQQQVTHTLIHHFWAEIDRANNIVHNETLDRKEIIKAIKGHERIGEVDIWNLEVTDQKPLKPEDYVLLKDTLVKSLDRVKDHKDFEKFEIKAAMLEKRLDTIGFLPAPQIIVVAKVMTY from the coding sequence GTGACTCACTTGCACAGAATAAAGGAGATCACGATGGAAAGACTCAAAAGACTCATTACCGATATTCATCCTAAAAAAATAGTTGACCTAGCGACAGGAAACGGTTCATTTATCCAAACACTATTATCGATGGATATTGATTTCGATTCCATCATAGGAATCGACAGTTCAATTACTGCCATAGAAGCTGCTAAGAAAGCCGTGATACATGACAAGGTCACCTTCATGCAGATGGATATCGAAGACATCACCCTACAAAAGTATTCTTTCGATGCGGTCTGTCTGTCCAACTCGATACATCATATGCAAGATCTTAACAAATGCATCGGTATCATGACAGAACTGATAAGACCTGGTGGAATCCTTCTATTTAATGAAATGTACTCAGGTAGCCTCAACCAGCAGCAAGTGACACACACGCTCATCCATCACTTTTGGGCCGAAATAGACAGAGCAAACAATATCGTCCACAACGAGACCCTAGACCGAAAAGAAATCATTAAAGCGATCAAAGGTCACGAAAGGATCGGCGAAGTCGATATCTGGAACCTTGAAGTCACCGATCAAAAGCCTCTAAAACCAGAGGATTATGTCCTGTTGAAAGACACGCTCGTAAAGTCCTTAGATAGGGTCAAAGACCACAAAGACTTTGAAAAATTCGAGATAAAGGCTGCCATGCTTGAAAAGCGGTTGGATACGATCGGCTTTTTACCTGCACCACAAATTATCGTAGTAGCTAAAGTAATGACTTATTGA
- a CDS encoding arylamine N-acetyltransferase, translated as MDRKENNIDRLTYLKRICYEGELLPNYDVLCKLQHSHMFHIPFENLDVHSKTEISLNLKNIFEKVIHRHRGGFCYELNYLFYSLLIEIGFDVKLISASVYDHHSKKNGPEYDHLAMLVQIDRKTYLVDVGFGESSILPLDIGIPSIQSDTRFEYIIEHLDFDSMILSVLHEGQKVPMYLFSVPEHAIEDFASMCVFHQTSDESPFTKRKLITLPIDHGRVSIKGDKLKVTSNGQVISERVIESSEEYDKLLQQYFYFK; from the coding sequence TTGGACAGAAAGGAGAACAACATCGATAGATTAACTTATTTAAAAAGAATATGCTATGAAGGTGAATTACTCCCCAATTATGATGTTTTATGTAAGTTACAGCACTCACATATGTTTCATATTCCCTTTGAAAACCTTGATGTACATTCTAAAACTGAAATTTCATTGAATTTAAAAAACATTTTCGAAAAGGTCATTCATCGTCATAGAGGAGGCTTTTGCTATGAGCTAAATTATTTGTTCTATAGCTTATTGATTGAAATCGGCTTTGATGTGAAGCTGATTTCTGCAAGCGTGTATGATCATCACTCCAAAAAAAATGGTCCAGAATATGACCATTTGGCTATGCTTGTTCAAATTGATCGCAAAACCTACTTAGTGGATGTAGGTTTCGGTGAGTCAAGTATATTGCCTTTGGATATTGGGATACCTTCTATACAGAGTGATACAAGATTTGAGTATATCATTGAGCATCTGGATTTCGACTCTATGATCTTGAGTGTTCTTCATGAAGGGCAAAAGGTGCCTATGTATCTATTTTCAGTTCCAGAGCATGCCATTGAGGACTTTGCATCTATGTGTGTTTTTCATCAGACAAGCGATGAATCTCCATTCACAAAAAGAAAGCTAATCACTCTTCCGATTGATCATGGAAGAGTATCAATAAAAGGCGATAAGCTAAAAGTGACTTCAAATGGTCAGGTTATAAGTGAGAGGGTTATTGAGAGCTCAGAAGAATATGATAAGCTACTTCAACAATACTTCTATTTCAAATAG
- a CDS encoding alpha/beta hydrolase yields MLNEKYAIHPELKDQSSYQLSEFYMTRLGSNIYNLYAVLNCLFVKKPAEIRSKKYWFKGYKKYAISASVYEPVNVDAKVPVLVYYHGGGFALKATAITHDLAMRYALGAKCKVVVVNYRTSANHLFPIPVEDCYEGAKWVYEHAETLGIDRERIGLAGDSAGGALAACVAQMLRDRKIFTPKFQVLIYPVIDERLNTQSMQDFDDTPFWNSKLNKRMWRLYLRSTDLTEQLYSAPLMHDDLTNLPKAYIEVAEFDSLRDEGELYADKLRKSDVEVALNKIIGAYHEFDIFQDKEIVKDVMKERIKFLISGFSD; encoded by the coding sequence ATGTTAAACGAGAAATATGCAATTCACCCTGAACTCAAAGACCAGTCCAGTTATCAGTTGTCTGAATTCTATATGACCAGACTGGGAAGCAACATCTACAATCTGTATGCGGTACTTAATTGCCTTTTTGTTAAGAAGCCTGCCGAGATCCGGTCAAAAAAATATTGGTTTAAAGGATATAAGAAATATGCAATCAGTGCGTCGGTGTATGAACCGGTGAATGTGGATGCCAAAGTTCCTGTCCTTGTCTATTATCACGGAGGCGGATTCGCCTTAAAAGCGACAGCTATCACACATGATTTGGCAATGAGGTATGCACTGGGGGCCAAGTGTAAAGTGGTGGTGGTCAATTACAGGACTTCTGCCAACCATCTTTTTCCTATTCCGGTTGAGGACTGTTATGAAGGAGCCAAATGGGTTTATGAACACGCTGAGACCTTGGGCATCGATCGAGAAAGAATAGGTCTTGCCGGAGATAGCGCCGGTGGGGCGCTGGCTGCCTGTGTCGCTCAGATGCTTAGGGATAGAAAGATCTTTACACCTAAGTTTCAGGTGCTGATTTATCCTGTGATCGATGAACGTCTTAATACACAAAGCATGCAGGACTTTGATGATACTCCATTTTGGAACTCCAAGCTCAATAAAAGAATGTGGAGGCTCTATTTGCGAAGTACCGATCTTACTGAACAGCTCTACAGCGCGCCACTGATGCATGACGACTTGACCAATCTGCCCAAGGCCTATATCGAGGTGGCCGAATTCGACTCCTTAAGGGACGAGGGTGAGCTGTATGCGGATAAACTTAGAAAATCGGATGTGGAAGTCGCGCTGAACAAGATAATAGGTGCATACCACGAGTTCGACATTTTTCAGGATAAGGAAATTGTTAAAGACGTGATGAAGGAGAGGATTAAGTTTTTGATTAGCGGTTTTAGTGATTAG
- a CDS encoding HIT family protein has translation MKRLPTTEKRGGSFHYNYPGYDKYSKEENCLCCTNAPAPDFLVDIAELDYAFATAEKIAQGKLFGKCHVLIKNHYVNFEDINHDDMVGFMSEIQLVGNALKKVTGAVKINYEIHSNSGPHIHCHLFPRYLDDDFPSAPIDYRICEPSPYESEEEFSWFVQRIREELIKG, from the coding sequence ATGAAACGTTTACCTACTACTGAAAAAAGAGGTGGGAGTTTTCATTACAATTACCCTGGCTATGATAAGTATTCAAAAGAAGAAAACTGCCTGTGCTGCACTAATGCTCCTGCTCCTGATTTTTTAGTCGATATTGCAGAACTCGACTATGCTTTTGCTACCGCCGAAAAAATTGCACAGGGAAAGCTGTTTGGTAAATGTCATGTGCTGATTAAGAATCACTATGTTAATTTTGAGGACATTAATCATGATGACATGGTTGGCTTTATGAGTGAAATCCAGCTAGTTGGAAATGCACTCAAAAAAGTTACCGGAGCGGTTAAAATCAATTATGAAATCCACTCAAATTCTGGACCGCATATCCATTGTCACTTGTTTCCTCGCTATCTTGACGATGACTTTCCATCAGCACCAATAGATTATCGCATTTGCGAGCCATCACCATATGAAAGTGAAGAAGAATTTTCATGGTTTGTGCAGCGAATTAGAGAAGAATTGATTAAGGGATAG